A region from the Methanosphaera sp. WGK6 genome encodes:
- the mtaC gene encoding methanol--corrinoid protein MtaC — MVSPLEKYYDKFEDYEKIAIRYNVKIEGPALKPEDDPEVVEILPSEEGIKRTLALDVLYGDKDKCDADTEKALEAGEDPIDLINNALMKGMDGVSALYTKGEFFLPDLMLAGDAMMSGVALCEAKLGHKADAKAKVVTCAVEGDPHDIGKNLIVMFLNANGYEPIDLGRDVPNTEVVKAVQEHEPALVTATALMTTTMTAFGKIIALMQEAGLDTPIGCGGGAVRRDFVEESPQTFYGVEAYHVPKLADAIVDDGKTWEDIRNEYADIVGEYVAAYS; from the coding sequence ATGGTTAGCCCTTTAGAAAAATATTATGACAAATTTGAAGACTATGAAAAAATAGCAATCAGATACAATGTAAAAATAGAAGGTCCAGCTCTTAAACCTGAAGACGACCCAGAAGTAGTAGAAATCTTACCTTCTGAAGAAGGAATAAAAAGAACACTAGCTTTAGATGTATTATACGGTGACAAAGATAAATGTGACGCAGACACTGAAAAAGCTCTTGAAGCAGGCGAAGACCCAATTGATCTCATTAACAATGCTTTAATGAAAGGTATGGATGGTGTAAGTGCATTATACACCAAAGGTGAATTCTTCTTACCTGATTTAATGCTTGCAGGAGATGCAATGATGAGTGGAGTAGCTCTTTGTGAAGCAAAACTCGGACACAAAGCAGATGCAAAAGCAAAAGTAGTAACCTGTGCAGTAGAAGGAGACCCTCACGATATTGGTAAAAACCTCATTGTAATGTTCTTAAACGCAAACGGATACGAACCAATAGACCTTGGTCGTGACGTACCTAACACAGAAGTAGTAAAAGCAGTACAAGAACATGAACCAGCATTAGTAACTGCAACAGCTTTAATGACAACAACCATGACAGCATTTGGTAAAATCATAGCATTAATGCAAGAAGCAGGACTAGACACACCTATAGGATGTGGAGGAGGAGCAGTACGTCGTGACTTCGTAGAAGAAAGTCCACAAACATTCTATGGTGTAGAAGCATACCACGTACCAAAACTCGCAGATGCAATTGTAGATGATGGTAAAACCTGGGAAGATATCAGAAACGAATACGCTGACATTGTTGGTGAATACGTAGCAGCATACTCCTAG